A single Chaetodon trifascialis isolate fChaTrf1 chromosome 18, fChaTrf1.hap1, whole genome shotgun sequence DNA region contains:
- the mos gene encoding proto-oncogene serine/threonine-protein kinase mos encodes MPSPIPVTRLLPKDIYPSLDIGTCSSPLSKHPYGPTLQVPVQRLHGKVSSRLWSSVIHWKELRSMQPVGSGGFGSVYRAEYLGDTVALKKVKKCTKNKLASRQSFWAELNAAHLRHRNIVRIIAATTCVPADFEDESSIGTILMEFVGSRNLQQIIYECAEPLGEDRWLRYSTDIVHGLQFLHSHNVLHLDIKPANVLVSSEDVCKIADFGCSLTLDRGCEVSAISPHLSHVGGTYTHRSPELLKGEGVSSKADIFSFGITLWQLITREQPYTGDRQHVLYAVVALNLRPCVQKHPLFRSEQGRLCRILLNRCWNGECRCRPSAQELLPHLEQLRSHT; translated from the coding sequence ATGCCCTCTCCGATCCCCGTGACTCGCCTGTTGCCCAAAGACATCTACCCCTCTCTGGACATCGGGACCTGCAGCAGTCCGCTGTCCAAACATCCCTACGGCCCCACCTTGCAAGTCCCCGTACAACGGCTCCACGGAAAGGTCTCCAGTCGGCTCTGGTCCTCTGTGATCCACTGGAAGGAGCTGCGCTCCATGCAGCCTGTGGGCTCTGGAGGCTTCGGCTCCGTCTACAGGGCGGAATACCTCGGGGACACCGTCGCACTTAAGAAAGTGAAGAAATGCACCAAGAACAAGTTGGCGTCACGGCAGAGCTTCTGGGCCGAGTTGAACGCAGCACATTTGCGCCACAGAAACATCGTTCGTATCATCGCTGCCACTACTTGCGTACCGGCGGATTTTGAAGACGAAAGCAGCATCGGAACGATCCTGATGGAGTTCGTCGGAAGCAGAAATCTGCAGCAGATTATTTACGAATGTGCAGAGCCGCTGGGGGAGGACAGGTGGCTCAGGTATTCCACGGACATTGTACACGGCTTGCAGTTCCTTCACTCCCACAACGTTCTGCATCTGGACATAAAACCAGCGAACGTGTTGGTGTCGAGTGAAGACGTATGCAAAATTGCCGATTTCGGTTGTTCATTGACACTAGACCGCGGTTGTGAAGTGAGCGCCATCAGCCCCCATCTCAGTCACGTCGGCGGCACCTACACGCACAGATCCCCGGAGCTGCTGAAAGGCGAGGGGGTGTCCAGTAAAGCGGATATCTTCTCTTTCGGGATCACCTTGTGGCAGCTGATTACCAGAGAGCAGCCATACACCGGCGACAGGCAGCACGTGCTCTACGCGGTCGTGGCGCTCAATCTGCGGCCGTGTGTTCAGAAGCACCCGCTGTTCCGGTCCGAGCAAGGGCGGCTGTGCAGGATTCTGCTGAACCGGTGCTGGAACGGAGAGTGCCGCTGCAGACCCAGTGCCCAGGAACTGCTGCCTCACCTGGAGCAGCTGCGATCCCACACATGA